ACTCCAGGAGGTGCCGTGAACTCGGGTGAGCGTCGGCTGCGACCACGCAAGCAACCGCGCCAGGTCCGGGCCGAACTGACCCGGCAGCGCATCCTCACGGCGGCTGCTCGCGTTTTCACCGAGCACGGCTACGCCGCGGGCACCACCAACCGCATCGCGGAGCGGGCGCGGATCTCCATCGGCTCGCTGTACCAGTACTTCCCGAACAAGGACGCGATCCTCGTCGAGCTGCTGACCCGCCACCTCGACGACGGCCTGCGCAACACCCGCGAGCGGTTGCCCGAGCCGCTGCCGGACTCCGTCGAGGACACGATCCGGCTGTTCGTCCGCGCCGCCATCGACAACCACCTCGACGATCCGAAGCTGCTGCGCATCATGATCGAGGAGGCGCCGCGCTCGCAGGCGCTGCTGGACAAGATCGCGCGCGTCGAGCGCTTCCACATCACCTACGCCCGCGACCTGATCGAGCAGCACCCCGCGGTCCGAGTGGCCGATCCGCACACCGCGGCCCGCCTGGTCGTCTCCACCGTCGAGCTCGTCGTGCACCGGCTCATCGCCGCCGCCGACCCGATCGACATCCCGAGCTTCGAGAACGAACTGGTCGCCATGCTGACCCGGTACCTCACGGCGGGCTGAGCTCCGCGCCCCGGAATTCCGCTCGACCGCAGCCTGTTCGAGTCGAGCTGCTGAACGTCGTCCGCCGGCACCGAAGGCGCGCTGCGCCGCCGCCCGGACCGGCGTCCACCCTCCGCAGGTGGCCG
This window of the Saccharopolyspora gloriosae genome carries:
- a CDS encoding TetR/AcrR family transcriptional regulator; translation: MNSGERRLRPRKQPRQVRAELTRQRILTAAARVFTEHGYAAGTTNRIAERARISIGSLYQYFPNKDAILVELLTRHLDDGLRNTRERLPEPLPDSVEDTIRLFVRAAIDNHLDDPKLLRIMIEEAPRSQALLDKIARVERFHITYARDLIEQHPAVRVADPHTAARLVVSTVELVVHRLIAAADPIDIPSFENELVAMLTRYLTAG